In the Burkholderia multivorans ATCC BAA-247 genome, CATCGTGATGTACTGCGCGATGTCGAGCTCGCCCTGCTCGCGGCCGGCCGCTTCGCGGTACGAACTCGTCGCGAGAATCGCGAGCGGCACGTCGTAGATGCGCGAAAGCTGATCGCCGACACGCAGGCCGCCGCGCGCGAGGCACAGGATCTGGTCGAACTTCCAGCCCGACTCGTGCACCTGCAGCGCGAGCAGTTCGATGAGCCGGTGATATTCGTCCCAGCCCACCCAGAGGTTCTTGTCGTCGTTACGCGGATCCGTCATCAGGTCGGCCGCCTTGATCGTGTTTTGCTGCGTCATCTGGAAATTACACCTTGAACGGATGGCGGAGCAGGATCGTTTCGTCGCGGTCCGGGCCGGTCGACACCATGTCGATCGGCACGCCGGCCACTTCCTGGACGCGCGTCAGGTAAGCCTGCGCGTTCGTCGGCAGCGCGTCCCACGTCTTGATGCCGACCGTGCTTTCCTTCCAGCCTTCGAACGTTTCGTACACCGGTTCGCAGCGTGCGACATCGGCGGCGCCGCGCGGCAGGATGTCGGCGTCCTTGCCGTCGATCTTGTAGCCGACGCACAGTCGGACTTCATCGAGACCGTCGAGCACGTCGAGCTTCGTCATGCAGAGGCCCGACACGCCGTTGATCTGGATCGAGCGGCGCAGCGCGGCCGCGTCGAGCCAGCCGGTGCGGCGCGGACGGCCGGTGACCGAGCCGAATTCCTTGCCGACGTTCGCGAGCGTGACGCCGACCTGATCCTGGCGCTTCGGATTGTCGGCATCGTACAGCTCGCTCGGGAACGGACCCGAGCCGACGCGCGTGCAGTATGCCTTCGTGATGCCGAGGATGTAGTTCAGCTTCTGCGGACCGACGCCCGCGCCCGCCGCGGCCGCACCGGCAACGCAGTTGCTCGACGTGACGAACGGATAGGTGCCGTGATCGATGTCGAGCAGCGTGCCCTGCGCGCCCTCGAACAGCAGGTTCTGGCCCGCGTTGTTCGCGTCGTACAGACGGCGCGACACGTCAGCCACCATCGGCTTCAGGCGGTCGGCATAGCCGAGCATCGTGTCGAGCGTCGCCTGGAAATCGACGGCTGCGCCGCCGAGGTACTGCGTCAGCACGAAGTTGTGGAAATCGAGGTTTTCGCGCAGGCGATCGGCGAAGGTCTTCGCGTCGAACAGGTCCTGCACGCGCAGCGCGCGGCGGCCGACCTTGTCTTCGTACGCGGGGCCGATGCCGCGGCCCGTCGTGCCGATCTTGCCCGCGCCCTTGCGCGCTTCGCGCGCCTGGTCGATCGCGATGTGATACGGCAGGATCAGCGTCGTGGCTTCGGAAATGAACAGACGGTCGCGCACGTTCACGCCGGCTTCTTCGAGCTCGCCGATTTCCTTGAACAGTGCTTCCGGGGACAGAACGACGCCGTTGCCGATGTAGCACGCGACGCCTTCGCGCATGATGCCCGACGGGATGAGGCGCAAGATCGTCTTCTTGCCGCCGATGATGAGGGTGTGGCCGGCGTTGTGACCGCCCTGGAAACGCACGACGCCCTGAGCGTGGTCCGTCAGCCAGTCGACGATCTTGCCCTTGCCTTCATCACCCCATTGAGTCCCCACGACGACGACGTTGCGCCCGGGAGTCACGTTCACTGCGCTGGCAGACATGTTGATTCGTTAGCTGGTTAAAAACGTATTTTACCTATGTTCGCGAGCGATTCCGAATTTTTCCGTTTCGCGTCAACGATATGCAGCCGACTGCCGCTCGCGAACGCCTTGTTAGCGGGGCTCGACCACCCACGCACCGTTGCGCTCGACGAGCGAACGGTCGCAGGCGAACTCGTCGAGCACGTGATCGTGGCCCGGCAGCGCCTGGATCACGACCTCGCCGGCGTCGCGCAGCGCGGCCACGGCCGCGCGCAGCGCATCGTCCTGCGCCCACGGCGCCAGAATCGCGGTGCCGCGCGCCTCGACCGGCGAAATCCGCGCGAGCTCGCGCAGGTCGAGCGAGAAGCCGGTCGCCGGACGCGCGCGGCCGTATGCCTGGCCGACGTGGTCGTAACGGCCGCCGCGCGCGATCGCATTCGGCACGCCGTCGATATACGCGGTAAACATCGCGCCGCTGTGGTACGCGTAACCGCGCAGATCGGCCAGGTCGATCGCGACTTCCGCACCCTTCGCCTGCGCCGCGAGCTGCGCGAGATCGTCGAGCGCGCGCGCGATCTCGGGCAGCGCCGGCAGGCGCTGGCGCGCTTCGTCGAGCACGCTCGCGTCGCCGTACAGGTGCGGCAGCGCGCGCAGCGCCGCGCGCGTGTCGGCGCCGAGATCGTCGGTCAGTTCGTTCAGCAACGGCACGTCCTTGCCCGATAGCGCGTCGTAGAGCGCTTCGCCGCGCGCGGCCGCCTGCGTATCGCGCGCGAGCAGCGCCGCGAGCACGCCCGCATGGCACAGATCGAGGCGGACCCGCGACAGGCCGGCAAGATGCAGCGCATCGAGCATCAACTGCTGGATCTCGAGATCGGCTTCCAGTCCCGCATGACCGTAGATTTCCGCGCCGATCTGGATCTGCTCGCGCGTCGCGTGCAGGCCGCGCGGGCGCGTATGCATGACGTGCCCCGCATAGCAGAGGCGCGTGACGCCCTGGCGGTTCAGCAGATGCGCGTCGATGCGCGCCACCTGCGGCGTGATGTCGGCGCGCAGGCCGAGCGTGCGGCCCGAAAGCTGGTCGACCAGCTTGAAGGTGCGCAGGCGCAGATCGGCGCCGCCGCTCGTCAGCAGCGACTCGAGATATTCGAGCAGCGGCGGCATCACCATCTCGTAGCCGTACGAACGGAAGCGATCGAGCAGCCTGCGGCGCAGCTCCTCGATCTTGCGCGCTTCCGACGGCAGTACGTCGGCGATATTCTCGGGAAGTAACCAGGTCGACATCGGTACGGTCCTACGACAGGAAACGGCGCGCGGCACGCGCGCCGACGGATGAATCGGTAATCGGAATCGGACGGGAACGAACGGCGGGTGCGCCGTCCGGGATCAGGTGGCGAGCAGCAGCAGCACGAGCCCGAGCGCCATCACGATCAGCCCGCCGATCCGGATATGATGCGGCGGCCGCTCCGCTATTCTACGAAACGTGTCGCGCCAGGCGACGGGAAACACGAAGGGGAACGCCCCTTCGATGATCAGCATCAGCGCGACGGCAAGCAACAACGAGGCAGCGAGATCCATGCGGGCGACGGTGCCGCACGACGCGGCACCCCAGATTCAGTGTTTGCGGGGAGCAGGCGCCGCCGGTGCGGCACCGCCCGTCGGGCTGCGCATGAAACGGAAGAACGCGCTGTCGGGATCGACGACGATGACGTCGTTGCGCTTGAACGTCTTCCGGTACGCCTGCAGGCTCGCGTAGAACTCGTAGAACTGCGGATCGCGGCCGAACGCGTCCGCGGCGATCGTCGCCGCCTTCGCATCGCCCTCGCCCTTGATCGTCTGCGCGGACTTGTACGCGTTCGCGAGCACCGCCTGCTGCTCGCGTTCGGCGTCCGCCTTGATCTGCTCGACCTCGGCTGCGCCGTCGGCACGCACCTGCGCGGCCTGGTCGTGCAGCGCGCCGATCATGCGCTGATAGACCGCATCGGTCTGCGCGGCCGGCAAGTCGACGCGCGTGAGCTGCACGTCGACCAGCTCGATGCCGAGCGCTGCCGCGCTGGCCTGTACCGCGTCGCGCGCAGCGTCGGCGATCGCGCGCTGCGCGCCGAGCGCGTCGTCGAGCGCATGCTTGCCGAATGCGTCGCCAAGCGCGCCCTTCAGCGCGCCGGCCAGCCGCTCGCCGGCCGCGGCCGGATCGCCGCCGGTTGCCGTGAAGTACTTCATCGGATCGCCGATCCGGTACTTCGCCGCATACGAAACCAGCAGATCGTGCTTGTCTTCGGTTGCCAGCTGCAGCGGATCGGGCGATTCCAGCGACTGCAGCCGCGTATCGACCAGCGTGGCCGTCTGCAGCGGCGGCGGCAGCTTGAAATGAACGCCGGGGCCGGCGAGCTCGGGCTCCGCGCCGCCGCGGCCGGACAGCACGGCGATATGGCGCGGATCGACGGTCAGCACGGTCGACGATGCGGCAAAAGCCAGGATCACGATTGCGACGACGAGCGCAACGATTCGATTCATGTTCTGCGCTCCCCGTTACTTCAGATCGTCTTCGCGCGACCGGCTGCGGAACGCTTCGCGCGATCGCAGCGCATCGCTGCCCGGTGCCGCTGCGGCCGCCGGCGTCGATGCCGCGGTCGCGGCGGCGGCGGCGGCGCCCGACGCGGCCGCCGGTGCCGAGGCCGCATCGGCCGCCGCCGCGCCGGCCGACGCCGCGGCGTTTTGCCGCTGCTGCTCGACGAGCTTGTCGAGCGGCAGATAGACGACGTTATTGCCGTTGTTGCCGACGAAAACCTTCGTCGCGTTCGAATAGATTTCCTGCATCGTGTCGACGTACATCCGTTCGCGAACGACCGCGGGCGCCTTCGAATACGCGGCGTAGACCTGCGTGAAACGCTCCGCGTCGCCTTGCGCTTCGGTGACGACGCGCTCCGCATAGGCCTTCGCATCGTCGATCAGCTTCGCGGCATCGCCCTGCGCCTTCGGCAGCAGCTCGCTCGCGTAGGCCTGCGCGGCGCGCTTCGCGGCCTCGCGCTCGTCGCGCGCCTTCGCGACGTCCGCATAGGCGGACTGCGTCTGCTCGGGCGCGGCGACGCGCTGCATGGTGACGGCCGTCACTTCGAGGCCCGTCCGATAACGGTCGAGATCGCGCTGAATCGCGGCCGACAGTTGCTCGCGCATCGCATCGCGATCCTGGCTCAGCAGGTCGGCCGCGCTGCGCGTGCCGACGATCGCGCGCACCGCCGCCTGCGCGGCCTGCGACACGCTGCGCTCGGGATCGACGCTGCGGAACAGATAGTCGGTGGCGGAGCGAACGCGGTACTGGACGATGAAGCGCACGTCGACGATGTCCGCATCGCGCGTGAGCATCGCGGCTTCCTTGACGTTGGCGAGCCGCACGACGTTGTTGCGGCCGATCTCGATCGAGCGCACCTGCGTCGTGTCGACGATCTCGTGCGACGCGAACGGATACGGCGCACGCCAGTGCACGCCCTGGCCGACCGTGCCGGCCAGCTTGCCGAGCTGCAGCACGACGCCGGTCTGACCTTCCTGGACGACGAACAGGCCGCTGCCGGCATAGACGGCGATCAGCACGCCGATCACGATGCCGACGCCGACGCGCGCCGCGCGCCCGTTATCGGGACGGAAACCGTTGCCGCCCTTGCCGCCGAACAGCCCGCTCAGGCGGCGGTTGAAATTGCGCCACATCTCGTCGAGATCGGGCGGACCGTCGCCGTCGCCGCCGGGCGGACGCTTCGATTCGTTCGCGCGCGGGCGGGAGCCGCCGTTGCCATTGCCTTCGCCGCGCCCCCAGCGGGGATCGTTGATCGACAGCAAGGCGCGCATCCGCCGCCAGGTACTCCGCTCGTTGTATTCGTTCACCAGAGTTTGTTCACCAGATTAGACGCCGGCGAACCGGCCGGGACCGGTTAGCGCCCGTGTTCGGAAATCGTGTGGTCTTCGTGCGGTTCAGCGGGCGCGCCGTCGAGCGCGTCGTTGGGCAACGTCGCGCCGGACAGGTGTTCCGCGGAGGCGATCTCGGCGATGGCGGCGCGCAACGTGTCGAGACCCTGACCGGTGCGCGCGCTCAAAAAGACGCGCGAAATATTACCATACTCGTCCCGCTCGACCGCGTCGCCGCGGGCCGCCAGCTCGGGCACGGCGTCGATCTTGTTGAACACCAGCACCTGCCGGATCGTGTCCGCGCCGATCTCGTGCAGCACGCCGTTGACCTGCTCGATCTGCTCGAGCCGCACCGCGCTCGACGCGTCGACCACGTGCAGCAGCAGATCGGCGTGGATCGTTTCTTCCAGCGTCGCGCGGAACGCGGCGACGAGCTGGTGAGGCAGCTCGCGGATGAAGCCGACCGTGTCGGACACGACGATCTGACCCACTTCGTCGCCGAGGTAGACGCGCCGCGACGTCGTGTCGAGCGTCGCGAACAGCTGATCGGCCGCGTAGGCCTGCGCTTTCGTCAGCGCATTGAACAGCGTCGACTTGCCGGCGTTCGTATAGCCGACGAGCGACACCGACATCGTGCCGCTGCGCGCGCGCTGGCGCCGCTGCGTGCTGTGCTGCCGGCGCAGCTTGTCGAGCCGCGACTTCAGCATCTTGATGCGCTCGCCGATCAGCCGGCGGTCGGTTTCGAGCTGCGTCTCGCCGGGGCCGCGCAGGCCAATACCGCCCTTTTGACGCTCGAGGTGGGTCCACGCGCGGATCAGCCGCGTCGACAGATATTGCAGCTGCGCGAGCTCGACCTGCAGCTTGCCTTCGTGGCTGCGCGCGCGTTGCGCGAAGATGTCGAGGATCAGGCTCGTGCGATCGACGACGCGCCGGTTGAGCGCGCGCTCGAGGTTGCGCTGCTGAGCCGGCGCGAGTGCGTGATTGAAGATGACGATGTCGACGTCGTGCGCTTCGCACGCGAGCCGCAATTCGTCTGCTTTGCCGCTGCCGATGAACATCGCGGCATCGGGACTGGACCGGCGGCCCG is a window encoding:
- a CDS encoding phosphoribosyltransferase; its protein translation is MTQQNTIKAADLMTDPRNDDKNLWVGWDEYHRLIELLALQVHESGWKFDQILCLARGGLRVGDQLSRIYDVPLAILATSSYREAAGREQGELDIAQYITMTRGNLAGNVLLVDDLVDSGVTLARVQEHLKERYPAVTAVRSAVLWYKGCSKVKPDYHTQFLPTNPWIHQPFEEWDTVRPHNLEAWIKRGRAQRDGAGA
- a CDS encoding adenylosuccinate synthase — translated: MSASAVNVTPGRNVVVVGTQWGDEGKGKIVDWLTDHAQGVVRFQGGHNAGHTLIIGGKKTILRLIPSGIMREGVACYIGNGVVLSPEALFKEIGELEEAGVNVRDRLFISEATTLILPYHIAIDQAREARKGAGKIGTTGRGIGPAYEDKVGRRALRVQDLFDAKTFADRLRENLDFHNFVLTQYLGGAAVDFQATLDTMLGYADRLKPMVADVSRRLYDANNAGQNLLFEGAQGTLLDIDHGTYPFVTSSNCVAGAAAAGAGVGPQKLNYILGITKAYCTRVGSGPFPSELYDADNPKRQDQVGVTLANVGKEFGSVTGRPRRTGWLDAAALRRSIQINGVSGLCMTKLDVLDGLDEVRLCVGYKIDGKDADILPRGAADVARCEPVYETFEGWKESTVGIKTWDALPTNAQAYLTRVQEVAGVPIDMVSTGPDRDETILLRHPFKV
- a CDS encoding ATP phosphoribosyltransferase regulatory subunit, whose translation is MSTWLLPENIADVLPSEARKIEELRRRLLDRFRSYGYEMVMPPLLEYLESLLTSGGADLRLRTFKLVDQLSGRTLGLRADITPQVARIDAHLLNRQGVTRLCYAGHVMHTRPRGLHATREQIQIGAEIYGHAGLEADLEIQQLMLDALHLAGLSRVRLDLCHAGVLAALLARDTQAAARGEALYDALSGKDVPLLNELTDDLGADTRAALRALPHLYGDASVLDEARQRLPALPEIARALDDLAQLAAQAKGAEVAIDLADLRGYAYHSGAMFTAYIDGVPNAIARGGRYDHVGQAYGRARPATGFSLDLRELARISPVEARGTAILAPWAQDDALRAAVAALRDAGEVVIQALPGHDHVLDEFACDRSLVERNGAWVVEPR
- a CDS encoding DUF2065 domain-containing protein, whose translation is MDLAASLLLAVALMLIIEGAFPFVFPVAWRDTFRRIAERPPHHIRIGGLIVMALGLVLLLLAT
- the hflC gene encoding protease modulator HflC; translation: MNRIVALVVAIVILAFAASSTVLTVDPRHIAVLSGRGGAEPELAGPGVHFKLPPPLQTATLVDTRLQSLESPDPLQLATEDKHDLLVSYAAKYRIGDPMKYFTATGGDPAAAGERLAGALKGALGDAFGKHALDDALGAQRAIADAARDAVQASAAALGIELVDVQLTRVDLPAAQTDAVYQRMIGALHDQAAQVRADGAAEVEQIKADAEREQQAVLANAYKSAQTIKGEGDAKAATIAADAFGRDPQFYEFYASLQAYRKTFKRNDVIVVDPDSAFFRFMRSPTGGAAPAAPAPRKH
- the hflK gene encoding FtsH protease activity modulator HflK, whose translation is MNEYNERSTWRRMRALLSINDPRWGRGEGNGNGGSRPRANESKRPPGGDGDGPPDLDEMWRNFNRRLSGLFGGKGGNGFRPDNGRAARVGVGIVIGVLIAVYAGSGLFVVQEGQTGVVLQLGKLAGTVGQGVHWRAPYPFASHEIVDTTQVRSIEIGRNNVVRLANVKEAAMLTRDADIVDVRFIVQYRVRSATDYLFRSVDPERSVSQAAQAAVRAIVGTRSAADLLSQDRDAMREQLSAAIQRDLDRYRTGLEVTAVTMQRVAAPEQTQSAYADVAKARDEREAAKRAAQAYASELLPKAQGDAAKLIDDAKAYAERVVTEAQGDAERFTQVYAAYSKAPAVVRERMYVDTMQEIYSNATKVFVGNNGNNVVYLPLDKLVEQQRQNAAASAGAAAADAASAPAAASGAAAAAATAASTPAAAAAPGSDALRSREAFRSRSREDDLK
- the hflX gene encoding GTPase HflX, translating into MINAALVGIDFGKTDFEASLEELSLLASSAGAHPAVTLTGRRSSPDAAMFIGSGKADELRLACEAHDVDIVIFNHALAPAQQRNLERALNRRVVDRTSLILDIFAQRARSHEGKLQVELAQLQYLSTRLIRAWTHLERQKGGIGLRGPGETQLETDRRLIGERIKMLKSRLDKLRRQHSTQRRQRARSGTMSVSLVGYTNAGKSTLFNALTKAQAYAADQLFATLDTTSRRVYLGDEVGQIVVSDTVGFIRELPHQLVAAFRATLEETIHADLLLHVVDASSAVRLEQIEQVNGVLHEIGADTIRQVLVFNKIDAVPELAARGDAVERDEYGNISRVFLSARTGQGLDTLRAAIAEIASAEHLSGATLPNDALDGAPAEPHEDHTISEHGR